TCATGGGGTACGCCCTTTCCGGGTCAGATGCGGAGCAGGCCCGCGGCGAGGCTCATCACGGCGCAGATGGCGAGCAGCACGACGACGCCCTTGGGAAGCTTCTGCTTCCAGAACGAGTAGGCGCCGCCGCCGAGGAACAGTCCGATGAAGATCAGCAGAAAAGCAATCGTGCTCACAGCGCGCCCTTGGTCGAGGGAATGATTCCCGCGGCGCGCGGGTCCAGCTCGCTGGCGTACCGCAGCGCCCGGGCGAGCGCCTTGAACTGGCACTCGACAATGTGGTGGGCATTGCGTCCATACGGTACGTGGACGTGCAGGGCGATCTGCGCCTGGGCCACGAAGGACTCCAGGATGTGCCGGGTCATGGTGGTGTCGTAGGAGCCGATCATCGGCGCCATGCCCTCGGGCTCGGTGTGCACCAGGTAGGGGCGGCCGGAGAGGTCGACGGTCACCTGGGCGAGCGACTCGTCCAGCGGCACGGAGGCGTCGGCGAAGCGGCGGATGCCGACCTTGTCGCCCAGCGCCTGGCGGAACGCGGCGCCCAGCGCCAGCGAGGTGTCCTCGATGGTGTGGTGCGTGTCGATGTGCAGGTCGCCGTCGGTCTTCACGGTGAGGTCGAAGAAGCCGTGCCGGCCGAGCTGGTCGAGCATGTGGTCGTAGAAGCCGACACCGGTGGAGATGTCGGTCTTCCCCGTGCCGTCGAGGTCTATCTCGACCTTGACCGAGGTCTCCTTGGTGGTGCGCTCGACGCGGCCGATGCGGTGCTGGTCGCTGTTGGACATGTTCCTAGAGCTCCTTGATGGCGTTGCGGACGGCGTCGAGGAAGGCGTCGTTCTCGGCGGGGGTGCCCGCCGTGACGCGGAGCCGGCCGGGCACGCCGTTGTCGCGCACCAGCACGCCCTGGGCGAGGATCGCGCTCCAGACCGCGTGGGTGTCCTCGAAGCGGCCGAACTGGACGAAGTTGGCGTCGGACTCGGTGACGTCCAGGCCCATCGCGCGCAGTTCGGTGACGATGCGGTCCCGCTCGGCCTTGAGCCGCTCGACGTAGCCGAGCAGGACGTCGGTGAAGTCCAGCGCGGCCAGCGCCGTCGCCTGGGTCACCGCGGAGAGGTGGTACGGCAGCCTGACCAGCTGCACCGCGTCCACCACGGCGGGCGCGGCGCAGAAGTAGCCGAGCCGCAGCCCGGCGGCGCCGAAGGCCTTCGACATGGTCCGGGTGACCACCATCAGCGGGCGGCCTTCGAGCAGCGGCAGCAGCGAGGGCTGGTGCGAGAACTCGACATAGGCCTCGTCGACGATCACCAGCGTCGGCTTGACCGCCTGCGCCGCGTCGTAGAGCCGCTCGACCGCGGCGCGCGTCAGCGCGGTGCCGGTCGGGTTGTTCGGCGAGCAGAGGAAGAGCACGTCCGGACGCTCGGCGTCGAGCGCGGCGACGGCGGCCGCCTCGTCGATGGTGAAGTCCGGGTTGCGCGGTCCCTCGATCCAGCGGGTGCCGGTGCCGCGCGAGATCAGGTCGTGCATCTGGTAGGTCGGCGAGAAGCCGAGCGCGGTGCGCCCCGAGCCGCCGAAGGTCTGCATCAGCTGCTGGATGATCTCGTTGGACCCGTTGGCGGCCCAGACCTGCTCGGTGCCGACGGCGTGTCCGGTGGACGCGGTCAGGTAGGCGGCGAGCCGGGTGCGCAGCTCGACCGCGTCGCGGTCCGGGTAGCGGTTGAGGTTCCGCGCGGCGGCCGAGACGCGCTCGGCGATCCGGGCGACCAGCTCGTCGGGCAGGGAGTACGGGTTCTCGTTGGTGTTGAGCAGCACCGGCACGTCCAGCTGCGGTGCGCCGTACGGCGACTTGCCCTTGAGTTCGTCGCGGATGGGAAGGTCGTCGATCTGCATTACTGCGGCACACTCCAGTCGCTGCGCTGTTCGAGTTCGCCTTCGGTAAAACGTGCACGGACAGCGTCACCGTGGCCCGGAAGATCCTCTGCGTTGGCGAGCGTGACCACGTGGCCGGCCACCTCGGCCAGCGCGTCGCGGTCGTAGGCCACCACATGGATGCCACGCAGGAAGGACTGGACGGAGAGTCCGGAGGAGTGGCAGGCGCAGCCGCCGGTCGGCAGCACGTGGTTGGAACCGGCCGCGTAGTCGCCCAGCGAGACCGGGGCGAACGGGCCGACGAAGACCGCGCCCGCGTTGACCACGCGCGCGGCGACCGCCTCGGCGTCGGCGGTCTGGATCTCCAGGTGCTCGGCCGCGTAGGCGTTGACGATCTCCAGGCCCTGTTCGACGTCGCGGACCAGCACGATGCCGGACTGCGGGCCGGCCAGCGCGGTGGCGATCCGCTCGCTGTGCTTGGTCGCCTCGACCTGCTTGGGCAGCTCGGCCTCGACGGCCTCGGCCAGCTCGACCGAGTCGGTCACCAGGACGGCGGCGGCCATCGGGTCGTGCTCGGCCTGGCTGATCATGTCAGCGGCGACGTGCCGCGGGTCGGCGGTGGCGTCGGCGAGGATGGCGATCTCGGTCGGCCCGGCCTCGGCGTCGATGCCGATCCGGCCCTTGAGCAGCCGCTTGGCGGCGGCGACCCAGATGTTGCCGGGGCCGGTCACCAGGTTGACCGGGCGGCACTCGCCCGCGCCGTAGGCGAACATCGCCACGGCCTGGGCGCCGCCCACGGCGTAGACCTCGTCCACGCCGAGCAGCGCGCAGGCGGCCAGGATGGTCGGGTGCGGCAGCCCCCCGAACTCCTTCTGCGGCGGCGAGGTCACCGCGAGCGAGGCGACGCCCGCCTCCTGCGCGGGGACCACGTTCATGACCACGGACGAGGGGTAGACGGCGAGCCCGCCGGGCACGTAGAGGCCCACGCGCTCGACCGGCACCCACCGCTCGGTCACGGTGCCGCCGGGGACGACCTGCACGGTGTGATCGGTGCGGCGCTGCTCGCGGTGGACCAGGCGGGCGCGGCGGATCGACTCCTCCAGCGCGGCGCGGACGGCGGGGTCCAGCGTCTCCAGGGCGCCGGTGACAGCAGCCTTGGGCACGCGGATGTCGGACAGTCGAACCCCGTCGAAACGCTCCGTGATCTCGATCAGCGCCTCGACGCCACGATGGTGCACGTCCTCGCAGATCGGCCGCACCTTCTCCAGGGCGGCCTCGACGTCGAGCTCGGCGCGCGGCAGGACGCTGCGCGGGTCGTCGGTGGTGCTGCGGAGGTCGATTCGAGAAATCACGTTGTCAAGTCTAGTGATCGGGAGAAAACGCCGTGCTCCCATATCACTCTCTGATACACACCCTGAGACGATCAGTTGCACCATCCGGGGCGCGCAGGGCCATCCTCCCCGGAGGGTCCCTCGCACAGTTCCTCGCGCCCCCTGGGGGTTGCCACTGACCCGTTTGCCTCGTCCTGGTCGCCGTGGGGGGCGGCAGCGGGCAGCGTGGTGGCGGGGCTGCGGCGTCAGCCGCCCAGCCGCTCAGCGCCCGTACCGGCGAGCTGCCCCGAGCGCGACCCGGTACGGGCACCGGCAGCCCTCAGCAGGCCTTAATCTTGCGCACGTGACGGAACGGCTCCCCCTCTTCCCGCTGGGCACAGTGCTCTATCCCGGGCTGGTACTCCCCCTGCACGTCTTCGAGGAGCGCTACCGGCGGCTGATGGCCGATCTGACGGCCGGACCCGAGCCGCACCGCTTCGGCGTGGTGGCGATCCGCGACGGTCGCGAGGTCGCCCCGACCGGCACGGAGTCCGCCTCGCCCGCGCTGGCCGGGCTCGGACCCGACCCGCAGCGGGCCCTGTTCGAGATGGGCTGCGTCGCCGAGATCGCCCAGCTGCAGCCGCATCCCGACGGGCGCTACGAGCTGCTCGCCACCGGCACGACCAGGTTCCGGATTCTCTCCATAGACGCGAGCGGCCCGTATCTGACGGCCGAGGTCGAGCCCGTGGAGGAGCAGACCGGGCCGGAGGCGCAGGTGCTCGCCGCGGGGGTCGAGCGCGTCTTCCGCGCCTACCAGAAGCGGCTGGCCGGCGCCCAGGAGACCACGGTCACCGGTCTGCAGGAGCTGCCGGACGACCCGAACATCCTGTCCTACCTGGTCGCGGCCGCGTCCGTGCTGGACACCCACGACAAGCAGCGGCTGCTGGCCGCCGAGACCGCGAGCGACCGGCTGCGCACGGAGCTGCGGCTGCTGCGGCGCGAGGCCGCGGTGCTGGCCAAGCTGCCCTCGCTGCCGGCCGTCGAACTGACCCGCCAGGCCTCCAACCCGAACTGACCGCAGACCCCCGAGCGACGACGACCTACCACCCAGAACCGGGAGCGGACCGCGCCGATGGCCAAGAAGACCAAGGGCGGCCAGGGCACGCCCGCGACCGTGGCCCTGGACCGGGCCGGCGTCCCGCACACGGTGCACGCCTACGCCCACGACCCCGCCGCCGCCTCCTACGGCGGCGAGGCGGCCGAGGCGCTGGGCATCGCGCCGGAGCGGGTCTTCAAGACGCTGGTCGCCGACGTCGACGGCGCGCTCGTGGTCGGCGTCGTTCCGGTGGCGGGCCAGCTGGACCTGAAGGCGCTGGCGGCCGCCGTCGGCGGCAAGCGGGCCGCGATGGCCGACCCCGCCGCGGCCGAGCGCAGCAGCGGCTACGTCCGCGGCGGCATCTCGCCGCTCGGCCAGCGGAAGGCGCTGCGCACCGTGCTCGACGCCTCCGCGCTGGACCACCCGACGGTCTTCGTCTCCGCGGGGCGGCGCGGGCTGGAGGTCGAGCTCGCGCCGAGCGCCCTCGCCGAGCTCACCGGCGCCGCCTTCGCCCCGATCGGGCGGCCCGGCTGATCAGGCGACGTTGACCTGCGCGGCCTGGCTCATGGTCGGCGCCGACCAGAAGGCGCCCCCGTAGTACCAGGCGTAGGTGCCTGTGCCGGACGCCTTCACCTCGGCGCTCATCGAACCGTGGCTGTCGGTCCGCGTCGTCGCCACCCTCTGCCACGGGGAGCCGTTCGCGGGGCGGAAGAGCAGCTGCACGACCGCGCCGGGGTTGTAGACCCAGAGCCTGCTGCCCCAGTCCGGCTTGGTGAGCTGGCCCTCGATCTGCATCGCCTGGCCCGGCCTGGCGATCGGCAGGACCCCGCTGATCACCGCGGCGGCCGCCTTCTGGATCGAGAAGGTGCCGGCGGTGTCCGACTCGAAGCGGTCGCCGTCGTTGGCGTTGGCCGTCGCCTGGACGTGCCAGCGGCCCGCCATGTCGTCGAAGACCTGGCGCCGGCTCACGTCGACCGTGGCGGTCCCGCGGCAGACCGAGATCTGCTTGGACTTCGCCTGGCAGGTGGTGGCGGTCGGCCTGAGCACGCCGTAGTTGCTGCCCCAGATGCCGACGTGGTCGACGGACCTGATCCCCGACTTGTCCTCGGCCGTCACCGCGAAGTCGAAGGTGGTCCGGTCGGTGGGGCCGAGCACCACCGGCTTTCCGCCGTTGACCTCCACGGACAGGATTCTGGTGTCGCCGCTGGACTGGCGCTGGCCGATCGAGGGCAGCACGATGCCGCCGACCGCGAGCACCCCCGACACCAACAGGAGCACGGACCTTCTGCGCATCTTCCTCATCCAACCGCTCGACCGGCACCCATTGTCCCCGAACGGCGGACCGACCCGGCCACCCCTGTCGACATCGTCGCCCGCGAGCGGCGTAGGCTCTACGGCGGCCGGGACTACCCCAGCGTCCGAGGCCTGGTGAGGGAGCACGTGAACACGGTGGCAACAGCAGGGACGGCGCAGCTCGCCGCCGGCGCCACTCTCTGCTGCTCGGTACGGGACGTCGTGAAGACGTACCGGGTCGGGCGCGGCGCGGCAGCCACCGAGGTGCGGGCCAACGCCGGCATCTCGCTGGAGATCCGCCGCGGCGAGGTCTTCGGCCTGCTGGGGCCGAACGGCGCCGGCAAGTCGACGCTGGTGCGCCAGCTGACCGGGCTGCTGCGTCCGGACGCGGGCGCCATCGAGATCCTCGGCCACGACATCGTCCGCCACCCGGACCGCGCCGCACGCCTGCTCGCCTATCTGGGCCAGGAGTCGACGGCGCTGGACGAGCTCACGGTGCACCTCGCCGTGGAGACCACCGCCCGGCTGCGCGGCCTGGGGGCCGCGGCCGCCCGCCGGACCACCGACGAGGTCGTCGAGGAGCTCGCGCTCGGCCCGATCGCGCAGCGACCGCTGGCCAAGCTCTCCGGCGGCCAGCGCCGACTGGCCTGCTTCGGCGCGGCGCTCGCGGGGCCGCGTCCGCTACTGGTGCTGGACGAGCCGACCACCGGCATGGACCCGATCGCGCGCCGTGCCGTCTGGTCCGCCGTGGACCGCCGCCGCCGTGCGGACGGCACGACGGTGCTGCTGGTCACCCACAACGTCATCGAGGCGGAGACCGTGCTGGACCGGGTCGCGGTCATCGACGAGGGGCGGGTCATCGCCTGCGACACCCCCGGCGGCCTCAAGGCGATGGTCGACGGCGACGTCAGGCTGGACCTCGTCTGGCGCGAGGAGGCCCCCACCGCGCTGCCGCTGGTCGCGGCGCTCGCCCGCCGGGCCTCGGTGAACGGCCGCCGCTGGACGGTCCGGGCGACCCCGGAGGAGGCGCGCGAGCTGGTCGCCGAGGTGACCTCGGGGCCCGCGTTCGCCGCCCTGGACGACTTCTCGCTCAGCACGCCCAGCCTGGAGGACGTCTACCTGCTGCTCGG
This genomic interval from Streptacidiphilus rugosus AM-16 contains the following:
- a CDS encoding ABC transporter ATP-binding protein; translated protein: MATAGTAQLAAGATLCCSVRDVVKTYRVGRGAAATEVRANAGISLEIRRGEVFGLLGPNGAGKSTLVRQLTGLLRPDAGAIEILGHDIVRHPDRAARLLAYLGQESTALDELTVHLAVETTARLRGLGAAAARRTTDEVVEELALGPIAQRPLAKLSGGQRRLACFGAALAGPRPLLVLDEPTTGMDPIARRAVWSAVDRRRRADGTTVLLVTHNVIEAETVLDRVAVIDEGRVIACDTPGGLKAMVDGDVRLDLVWREEAPTALPLVAALARRASVNGRRWTVRATPEEARELVAEVTSGPAFAALDDFSLSTPSLEDVYLLLGGRHEGFEK
- the hisD gene encoding histidinol dehydrogenase, whose product is MISRIDLRSTTDDPRSVLPRAELDVEAALEKVRPICEDVHHRGVEALIEITERFDGVRLSDIRVPKAAVTGALETLDPAVRAALEESIRRARLVHREQRRTDHTVQVVPGGTVTERWVPVERVGLYVPGGLAVYPSSVVMNVVPAQEAGVASLAVTSPPQKEFGGLPHPTILAACALLGVDEVYAVGGAQAVAMFAYGAGECRPVNLVTGPGNIWVAAAKRLLKGRIGIDAEAGPTEIAILADATADPRHVAADMISQAEHDPMAAAVLVTDSVELAEAVEAELPKQVEATKHSERIATALAGPQSGIVLVRDVEQGLEIVNAYAAEHLEIQTADAEAVAARVVNAGAVFVGPFAPVSLGDYAAGSNHVLPTGGCACHSSGLSVQSFLRGIHVVAYDRDALAEVAGHVVTLANAEDLPGHGDAVRARFTEGELEQRSDWSVPQ
- a CDS encoding histidinol-phosphate transaminase gives rise to the protein MQIDDLPIRDELKGKSPYGAPQLDVPVLLNTNENPYSLPDELVARIAERVSAAARNLNRYPDRDAVELRTRLAAYLTASTGHAVGTEQVWAANGSNEIIQQLMQTFGGSGRTALGFSPTYQMHDLISRGTGTRWIEGPRNPDFTIDEAAAVAALDAERPDVLFLCSPNNPTGTALTRAAVERLYDAAQAVKPTLVIVDEAYVEFSHQPSLLPLLEGRPLMVVTRTMSKAFGAAGLRLGYFCAAPAVVDAVQLVRLPYHLSAVTQATALAALDFTDVLLGYVERLKAERDRIVTELRAMGLDVTESDANFVQFGRFEDTHAVWSAILAQGVLVRDNGVPGRLRVTAGTPAENDAFLDAVRNAIKEL
- the hisB gene encoding imidazoleglycerol-phosphate dehydratase HisB: MSNSDQHRIGRVERTTKETSVKVEIDLDGTGKTDISTGVGFYDHMLDQLGRHGFFDLTVKTDGDLHIDTHHTIEDTSLALGAAFRQALGDKVGIRRFADASVPLDESLAQVTVDLSGRPYLVHTEPEGMAPMIGSYDTTMTRHILESFVAQAQIALHVHVPYGRNAHHIVECQFKALARALRYASELDPRAAGIIPSTKGAL
- the ybaK gene encoding Cys-tRNA(Pro) deacylase, which codes for MAKKTKGGQGTPATVALDRAGVPHTVHAYAHDPAAASYGGEAAEALGIAPERVFKTLVADVDGALVVGVVPVAGQLDLKALAAAVGGKRAAMADPAAAERSSGYVRGGISPLGQRKALRTVLDASALDHPTVFVSAGRRGLEVELAPSALAELTGAAFAPIGRPG
- a CDS encoding LON peptidase substrate-binding domain-containing protein, coding for MTERLPLFPLGTVLYPGLVLPLHVFEERYRRLMADLTAGPEPHRFGVVAIRDGREVAPTGTESASPALAGLGPDPQRALFEMGCVAEIAQLQPHPDGRYELLATGTTRFRILSIDASGPYLTAEVEPVEEQTGPEAQVLAAGVERVFRAYQKRLAGAQETTVTGLQELPDDPNILSYLVAAASVLDTHDKQRLLAAETASDRLRTELRLLRREAAVLAKLPSLPAVELTRQASNPN